The Paenibacillus uliginis N3/975 genome has a window encoding:
- a CDS encoding carbohydrate ABC transporter permease, producing MQIESRGDRIFNVINYSILILVTIIVMYPLVFVLSASFSDPQAVLRGEMMLWPKGINLNSYEKIFQNKDIISGFTNTLVYTSLGTLINLTMTVLAAYPLSRKDFVGRNAIMALLVFTMFFSGGLIPTYLLIKNLGMLNSLWVMIIPNAVSIWNIIIMRTFFQQSIPGELQEAATIDGCSNIKILTRIILPLSLPIIAVTILFYAVGHWNAFFNALLYLSDKDKFPLQLILREILIQGQTNDMVKMSTESAIKQQREVEGIKYAVLVVANIPMLALYPFLQRYFVKGVMIGAIKG from the coding sequence ATGCAAATTGAATCCAGAGGGGACCGCATTTTTAATGTTATCAACTATTCGATTCTGATCTTGGTCACCATCATCGTTATGTACCCGCTGGTCTTTGTGCTCAGTGCATCGTTTAGCGATCCGCAGGCGGTTCTCCGGGGCGAAATGATGCTGTGGCCAAAGGGGATCAATCTGAACTCATACGAGAAAATATTTCAGAACAAGGATATTATTAGCGGATTTACCAACACGCTTGTTTATACATCGCTTGGCACGCTGATTAACCTTACGATGACTGTCCTAGCGGCCTATCCGCTGTCCCGGAAGGATTTTGTTGGGCGCAATGCCATTATGGCTCTGCTAGTTTTCACCATGTTCTTCAGCGGTGGTCTGATCCCGACGTATTTGCTGATCAAGAACCTCGGTATGCTGAATTCGCTCTGGGTTATGATTATTCCGAATGCGGTATCCATCTGGAACATCATCATTATGAGGACCTTCTTCCAGCAGTCCATACCAGGCGAACTGCAGGAGGCAGCGACTATCGATGGATGCTCGAACATCAAAATTTTGACCCGGATTATCCTGCCGCTCTCCCTGCCGATTATCGCGGTGACTATTTTGTTCTATGCGGTTGGTCATTGGAATGCTTTTTTCAATGCACTGTTGTATTTGTCAGATAAAGATAAATTCCCGCTGCAGCTGATCCTCCGTGAAATCCTGATACAGGGACAAACGAATGATATGGTCAAAATGTCGACGGAATCGGCGATTAAGCAGCAAAGGGAAGTGGAGGGTATTAAATACGCCGTGCTGGTCGTTGCGAATATCCCGATGCTGGCGCTCTATCCGTTCCTTCAGCGGTATTTTGTCAAAGGCGTTATGATTGGGGCCATCAAAGGATAA
- a CDS encoding 2-isopropylmalate synthase, which produces MDRNIIVLDTTLRDGEQVPGAKLNVQQKVEFAQQLKRLNVDIIEAGFPASSAGDFQSVQEIARTVGDSVSITALARAVKGDIDAVYESIKLAHNPLIHIVLGTSNIHVEKKFNRSKDAVLQMGVDAVKYAKTLLPHVQYSTEDASRSDFEYLWKTIEAVVRAGATMINVPDTVGYAVPDEFGELIRKINERLKNLDDKVILSVHCHNDLGLATANTLSAVRNGAEKVECTINGLGERAGNTSLEEVVMGLKVRANHFNAHTNIQLKELIRTSRLLTHLTGLDVQVNKAITGENAFAHSSGIHQDGLLKDKQVYEIMSPEEVGADSMELILTARSGRHAFKNAVEKLGFESGEDDDFEALFQKFLTLADAKKEVYDHDVFYLVTHHRTHEEVSSHLYELDSFQVVTNDLYPTATVKLKKGNETFKDSMVGDGPIDALYSAIKALVGLEVQLKDYKINSLSRGKEAIGRVNIRIEYEGKIYSGRAMDTDIIKASALAFLNGINAVLLDVTQDVQA; this is translated from the coding sequence ATGGACCGCAACATTATTGTATTGGACACTACTTTGCGCGACGGAGAACAAGTTCCGGGCGCCAAACTGAATGTACAACAGAAGGTTGAATTCGCACAGCAGTTGAAACGGTTGAACGTCGATATTATTGAAGCAGGTTTTCCTGCGTCTTCTGCAGGGGATTTTCAATCGGTTCAGGAAATTGCAAGAACCGTAGGCGACAGTGTCTCGATTACCGCACTCGCACGGGCCGTGAAGGGCGATATCGACGCCGTGTATGAAAGTATTAAGCTTGCGCACAATCCGCTAATTCATATTGTGCTTGGCACCTCGAACATCCATGTCGAGAAGAAATTCAACCGCTCCAAGGATGCTGTGCTCCAGATGGGTGTTGATGCGGTCAAGTACGCCAAGACACTGCTGCCTCATGTGCAGTACTCGACGGAGGATGCTTCAAGATCCGACTTTGAATATTTATGGAAAACGATCGAAGCCGTTGTTAGAGCTGGAGCAACGATGATTAATGTACCGGATACGGTCGGTTACGCTGTTCCGGATGAATTCGGTGAGTTGATCCGTAAAATTAACGAGCGCCTGAAAAACCTGGACGATAAGGTAATCCTCAGCGTGCATTGCCATAACGATCTCGGGCTGGCCACGGCCAATACACTCAGCGCTGTGAGAAACGGTGCCGAGAAAGTGGAATGCACTATCAACGGTTTAGGGGAGCGTGCTGGCAACACTTCGCTTGAAGAAGTGGTAATGGGACTAAAAGTCAGGGCAAATCACTTTAACGCTCACACCAATATTCAGTTGAAAGAGCTGATTAGAACCTCCCGATTGCTGACTCATTTGACGGGATTGGATGTGCAGGTGAATAAGGCGATTACGGGTGAAAACGCATTTGCGCACTCCTCCGGTATTCATCAGGATGGACTTCTCAAGGATAAGCAGGTCTATGAGATCATGTCGCCGGAGGAAGTCGGTGCTGATAGTATGGAGCTGATCCTGACCGCCCGTTCCGGAAGACATGCTTTCAAGAATGCTGTTGAGAAATTAGGTTTTGAATCAGGGGAAGATGACGATTTTGAAGCACTGTTCCAAAAATTCCTTACATTGGCCGATGCGAAGAAGGAAGTATATGATCATGACGTATTTTACCTGGTGACCCATCACCGTACTCATGAAGAAGTTAGTAGCCATCTGTACGAGCTGGATTCCTTCCAAGTCGTGACTAATGATCTGTACCCTACGGCAACCGTCAAACTGAAAAAAGGCAATGAGACATTTAAGGACAGCATGGTGGGTGATGGTCCGATTGATGCGCTGTACAGCGCCATCAAAGCATTGGTTGGCTTGGAAGTCCAATTAAAGGATTACAAAATTAACAGTCTGTCGAGGGGGAAAGAGGCCATTGGCCGGGTGAACATCCGGATTGAATACGAAGGCAAAATCTATTCCGGGCGTGCTATGGATACGGATATTATTAAGGCAAGCGCGTTAGCTTTTCTTAACGGAATTAACGCCGTTTTGCTTGACGTTACCCAGGATGTACAGGCGTAA
- a CDS encoding Gfo/Idh/MocA family protein, with translation MTQINAVLIGAGARGAGGYAPYALDYPHELTFVAVAEADPARRIRFAEKHGIPPERCYESWEPLLAESCVADIAVICTQDRMHYGPTMQALKQKYHVLLEKPMSPDPKECLEMEQAAVENDRLLTICHVLRYTPFWSTIKRVIQQGTIGEIASIQLNENVGYWHIAHSFVRGNWNNSDKASPMILAKSCHDMDVLSWLMDRPCTQVSSFGSLIHFREEQAPEGSTDRCIDCKVESTCPYSAPRFYLSNEYKGWAGHFTQELTKANIIQGLHETDYGRCVYRSDNNVVDHQVVNMEFEGGATAMFSMCGFTYEQERRIQIMGTRGELRGEEGKITVFDFLTGQKTEITIPSQSSGHGGGDSGIVASFLNEVRNYNGQESLTSASASVRSHLIAFAAEKSRLNHGQSINLNEYAQELMAKEETAK, from the coding sequence ATGACTCAAATCAATGCCGTATTGATCGGGGCAGGAGCACGCGGCGCCGGGGGCTATGCCCCCTATGCCCTGGATTACCCGCATGAGCTGACCTTTGTAGCTGTAGCCGAGGCTGATCCGGCGCGGAGAATCCGGTTTGCCGAGAAGCACGGTATCCCCCCTGAACGGTGCTATGAATCATGGGAGCCGCTGTTGGCAGAGTCTTGTGTAGCCGATATCGCGGTAATTTGCACGCAGGACCGTATGCATTATGGTCCCACGATGCAGGCTTTAAAGCAAAAGTACCACGTGCTCCTGGAGAAGCCAATGTCTCCGGATCCGAAGGAATGTCTGGAGATGGAGCAGGCGGCTGTTGAAAACGATCGGCTACTGACCATATGTCATGTTCTAAGGTATACCCCTTTTTGGAGTACCATCAAACGGGTGATTCAGCAGGGAACTATTGGAGAGATCGCTTCGATCCAGCTGAACGAGAATGTGGGATATTGGCATATCGCCCACAGCTTTGTAAGGGGGAATTGGAATAATTCCGACAAGGCCAGTCCGATGATTCTAGCCAAATCCTGTCATGACATGGATGTGCTGTCTTGGCTGATGGACCGACCGTGCACGCAGGTCAGCTCCTTTGGCTCATTGATACATTTCCGTGAAGAGCAGGCACCGGAAGGATCGACCGATCGCTGTATCGACTGCAAAGTGGAGTCCACCTGCCCATACTCGGCACCCCGCTTTTATCTGAGTAATGAGTACAAGGGATGGGCAGGGCATTTTACCCAAGAGCTAACCAAGGCGAACATTATTCAGGGACTTCACGAAACGGACTATGGCCGCTGTGTGTATCGGAGCGATAACAATGTGGTCGACCATCAGGTCGTTAATATGGAGTTTGAGGGCGGTGCTACCGCCATGTTCAGCATGTGTGGGTTTACGTATGAACAGGAACGCAGAATTCAGATCATGGGGACCCGTGGCGAGCTCCGGGGAGAGGAAGGGAAAATCACAGTCTTCGATTTTTTAACAGGACAAAAAACGGAGATCACGATTCCTTCACAGTCCAGCGGACATGGCGGGGGCGACAGCGGTATTGTTGCCAGCTTCCTAAATGAGGTCCGTAACTATAACGGGCAAGAGAGTCTGACGTCTGCCAGTGCTTCCGTACGGAGCCATCTCATTGCGTTCGCGGCTGAGAAATCCCGGTTGAATCACGGCCAATCCATTAATCTGAATGAATATGCACAGGAATTGATGGCAAAAGAAGAGACAGCAAAGTAA
- a CDS encoding ABC transporter permease has translation MANTTIQPAVNAVPETKCKRFKRNRILRNWQLYVLISPVIAYYILFQYVPMYGIQIAFKDFIATQGIWGSPWVGFEHFDRFFNSYYFWRLIKNTLGIGLYTLAVGFPIPIILALLMNEIRAERFKKFVQTITYAPHFLSTVVVVGMMMIFLSPRYGIINHFIEMFGGQPINFMTEPSWFKSLYVLSDVWQTMGWSSIIYLAALAGIDNQLHEAARVDGATRLQRIWHINIPGIMPTIIILLILNMGSIMGIGFEKVLLMQNNLNMESSDIIATYVYRMGIQNAEYSFSAAIGLFNSIINFVLLVVVNFISKRVSETSLW, from the coding sequence TTGGCTAATACGACCATACAGCCCGCAGTAAATGCGGTACCCGAAACAAAATGTAAGCGCTTCAAGAGGAATCGTATTTTACGTAATTGGCAGCTTTATGTGCTTATTTCTCCCGTCATTGCTTACTACATCCTGTTCCAGTACGTTCCGATGTATGGGATCCAGATCGCCTTTAAGGATTTCATAGCAACTCAAGGGATTTGGGGCAGTCCGTGGGTCGGATTTGAGCACTTTGATCGGTTTTTCAACAGTTATTATTTCTGGCGTCTAATCAAAAACACGCTCGGTATTGGCTTATACACCCTGGCTGTTGGATTTCCGATTCCTATTATTTTGGCTTTGCTCATGAATGAGATCCGAGCTGAAAGATTCAAAAAATTCGTGCAGACGATAACTTATGCTCCGCATTTTCTGTCCACTGTGGTAGTTGTCGGGATGATGATGATCTTTCTGTCACCCCGTTACGGCATCATCAATCATTTTATTGAAATGTTTGGAGGCCAGCCGATCAATTTCATGACCGAGCCATCCTGGTTTAAGTCATTATACGTTCTGTCGGATGTATGGCAGACCATGGGCTGGAGCTCCATTATTTATTTGGCAGCCCTTGCCGGTATTGATAACCAACTGCATGAAGCTGCGCGTGTAGATGGTGCGACACGGCTTCAGCGCATATGGCATATTAACATACCCGGCATCATGCCAACGATTATCATCCTTCTGATTTTGAACATGGGGAGTATCATGGGTATCGGTTTCGAGAAGGTGCTCCTGATGCAAAACAATCTGAACATGGAGAGCTCCGACATTATTGCCACCTATGTCTACCGAATGGGGATTCAGAATGCCGAATATAGCTTCTCGGCAGCGATTGGATTGTTCAATTCCATCATCAACTTTGTCCTGCTGGTTGTTGTGAACTTTATTTCGAAGCGCGTGAGCGAGACAAGTCTTTGGTAA
- a CDS encoding LacI family DNA-binding transcriptional regulator — protein MTKLKDIAERVGVSISTVSRAISNDASRPVSEETKQKIREAALELGYKQHEPSRNANDNNAAIKRIACIVPQLLMDDHPYFSKVLVGFHKKMEELGQPPAIVRTCEEVNDAEKIRLMLRETGAQGIVAISWYDEELFEQIQQDGVVIMGVSLNDERLTVPVVDCDRILSARAAVRHLIDQGHTRIAYIGGPAYSKQMESEERFVGYKFAMLEANLQLREEWLMNTRWNVDRSFSKMSELLGRLPKAEWPTAVFCASDMLAIPAMRAVVENHGSIPEDIAIVGMDNIDVAQYTTPPLTSVSVPKYEIGRVAAKSIVDYLDGHFPMATKILLPCSLIIRESSSFSRI, from the coding sequence TTGACTAAGCTTAAAGATATCGCCGAGCGGGTCGGGGTATCCATATCTACGGTTTCGCGGGCAATCAGTAACGATGCAAGCCGTCCGGTCAGTGAAGAAACCAAGCAGAAAATCCGGGAAGCGGCACTTGAACTTGGTTACAAACAACATGAACCATCCAGAAACGCAAATGATAACAACGCGGCGATCAAGCGGATCGCCTGTATCGTTCCCCAACTCCTGATGGACGACCACCCTTATTTCTCCAAGGTTTTAGTCGGTTTCCATAAAAAAATGGAGGAACTCGGGCAGCCTCCAGCCATTGTTCGTACATGCGAGGAAGTTAATGATGCGGAAAAAATACGGCTAATGCTGAGGGAGACAGGGGCACAGGGGATTGTTGCCATCAGTTGGTACGACGAGGAGCTGTTTGAGCAGATACAGCAGGATGGTGTTGTGATCATGGGGGTGAGCCTGAATGATGAACGGCTGACGGTACCTGTCGTAGACTGTGACCGCATCCTTTCGGCGAGGGCAGCGGTACGCCACTTGATTGACCAAGGACATACGCGGATCGCTTATATCGGGGGCCCCGCATATTCCAAGCAGATGGAGAGCGAAGAACGGTTTGTCGGTTATAAATTTGCGATGCTGGAAGCCAACCTGCAGCTGCGGGAGGAGTGGCTGATGAATACCCGCTGGAATGTGGATCGAAGCTTCAGTAAGATGTCCGAGCTTCTAGGACGGCTTCCAAAGGCGGAATGGCCGACCGCTGTTTTTTGTGCTAGTGATATGCTGGCTATTCCGGCCATGCGTGCCGTTGTTGAGAATCATGGTAGCATACCGGAGGATATCGCGATTGTGGGGATGGACAATATTGATGTGGCCCAGTATACGACTCCGCCGCTAACCTCCGTTTCCGTGCCCAAGTACGAGATCGGCAGGGTAGCTGCTAAATCCATCGTGGATTATTTGGACGGACATTTCCCGATGGCGACCAAAATATTGCTGCCGTGCTCCCTTATTATCCGGGAATCCTCCAGCTTCTCCAGAATTTAA
- a CDS encoding extracellular solute-binding protein, which yields MKLKQWGSLLLSCMLSVSLVVGCSSNGSGGTKEPDSSGEAAAKINETGFPIVNDKITVTGFAGKFFANADWNNIKLWQEYEKMTNVHVQWDTVQKDNLAEKRNLLLAGGDYPEIFYASAFPRADLLKYGKQGAFIPLNDLIDKYAPNFKALMEKYPVIEKGITMPDGNIYGLPTLFDPEFRSVLYGTPWVKSEWLTKLGIAEPQTLDDFYNMLKAFKENDPNGNGQKDEYAWGGVKTTGIVNYLRGSFGLNYHGTSNINVDTDPESGKVRFIPSDPRYKELLQFVNKLYKDGLLEQDIMSVKSTEVDAKGMEGLLGVVDNVDPVAIYNQEGYVGLPVLKGPHGDQMFSATGSPLGNIGMFVLTDKAKNPEALIRWMDYFYSDEGIRMFFMGWKDETYTEDADGNVDYVDDIKNNPGGLNLDQAVGQYLIWPGGYYPGFVTQKYFKGAEGLPTSVENAKKAEPYVIPQDKIWPPFNFTADEQSELTGIQADINTYVEEMSDKFISGNESFDNWDQYVATLQKMGLDRYLAIYQSAADRYTK from the coding sequence ATGAAGCTTAAGCAATGGGGAAGTCTTCTGTTGAGCTGCATGTTGTCGGTATCATTGGTGGTGGGCTGCAGTTCCAATGGTTCAGGAGGAACGAAAGAACCGGATTCATCGGGAGAAGCCGCGGCCAAGATTAACGAGACGGGATTTCCGATTGTAAACGACAAAATCACGGTCACGGGTTTTGCCGGAAAGTTCTTTGCCAACGCCGACTGGAACAACATTAAGCTGTGGCAGGAATATGAAAAAATGACGAATGTTCATGTGCAGTGGGACACGGTGCAGAAAGACAATTTGGCGGAAAAGCGTAATCTGCTGCTCGCCGGCGGCGATTATCCGGAAATATTCTACGCCTCCGCATTCCCAAGAGCTGACCTGCTGAAGTACGGCAAACAGGGCGCATTTATACCGCTGAATGATCTGATAGATAAATACGCGCCGAATTTTAAAGCGTTGATGGAGAAGTACCCTGTCATCGAGAAGGGGATTACGATGCCGGACGGTAATATTTACGGGCTGCCGACGCTGTTCGATCCGGAGTTCAGATCGGTGCTGTACGGAACGCCTTGGGTGAAGTCGGAGTGGCTCACGAAGCTCGGTATTGCGGAGCCGCAAACGCTGGATGACTTTTATAACATGCTGAAGGCATTTAAGGAGAACGATCCGAACGGAAACGGCCAGAAGGATGAATATGCCTGGGGTGGTGTCAAAACTACCGGCATCGTGAATTATTTGCGCGGTTCGTTTGGCCTCAATTATCACGGGACCTCGAATATTAACGTTGATACCGATCCGGAGAGCGGAAAGGTCCGTTTCATACCGTCTGACCCACGATACAAAGAACTGCTTCAGTTCGTGAACAAGCTGTACAAGGACGGCCTGTTGGAGCAGGATATCATGTCCGTTAAAAGCACTGAAGTGGACGCAAAAGGGATGGAAGGGCTCCTCGGGGTTGTAGATAACGTGGACCCGGTCGCCATTTACAACCAGGAGGGCTATGTCGGACTGCCGGTACTGAAGGGGCCGCACGGAGATCAGATGTTCAGTGCCACAGGCTCACCACTTGGAAATATCGGGATGTTTGTCTTGACAGATAAAGCGAAGAATCCGGAGGCGTTGATCCGCTGGATGGATTACTTCTACAGCGATGAAGGTATCCGAATGTTCTTTATGGGCTGGAAAGACGAGACGTATACGGAAGATGCAGACGGTAATGTGGATTACGTGGACGATATCAAGAACAATCCGGGCGGACTTAATCTGGACCAGGCGGTAGGGCAGTACCTGATTTGGCCTGGCGGATACTATCCTGGCTTTGTAACGCAGAAGTATTTTAAAGGAGCGGAAGGGTTGCCGACGTCCGTAGAAAATGCGAAAAAAGCCGAGCCATACGTCATACCTCAAGACAAGATCTGGCCGCCGTTTAACTTTACAGCTGATGAACAGTCTGAGCTTACCGGCATCCAGGCAGACATTAACACGTACGTGGAGGAGATGAGTGATAAATTTATATCCGGCAATGAGTCCTTTGATAACTGGGACCAATATGTAGCTACTCTGCAAAAAATGGGGCTGGACCGCTACCTGGCCATTTACCAGTCCGCGGCAGATCGATACACCAAATAA
- a CDS encoding YbaK/EbsC family protein encodes MKGATLYGTLKRKAQRVQNILGDMGYSNQVVELPESTRTAEEAAAAIGCEVAQIAKSIIFRLANSSKPLLVVASGVNRVNEKKFSTLLQEKLKKADADFVREQTGFVIGGVAPIGHVREIMTFIDEGLFQYGTVWAAAGHPKAVFECSPDELVAFTGGQVMSIT; translated from the coding sequence GTGAAGGGAGCTACTCTATATGGAACCCTTAAAAGAAAGGCACAGCGGGTGCAGAATATCTTAGGGGATATGGGATATAGTAATCAAGTTGTGGAGCTGCCTGAAAGCACGCGTACCGCGGAGGAAGCTGCTGCCGCCATCGGATGCGAGGTGGCACAGATTGCGAAGTCGATTATTTTTCGTCTTGCGAATTCAAGCAAACCACTGTTAGTTGTGGCCAGCGGTGTGAACCGTGTCAATGAGAAGAAATTCTCGACCTTACTCCAGGAAAAGCTTAAGAAAGCGGACGCAGACTTTGTGCGGGAGCAGACTGGATTTGTCATTGGAGGAGTGGCTCCAATTGGTCATGTGAGGGAGATCATGACTTTCATCGACGAGGGCCTTTTCCAATACGGAACAGTTTGGGCTGCAGCAGGCCATCCCAAGGCCGTGTTTGAATGCTCACCCGATGAGTTGGTTGCATTCACAGGCGGTCAAGTGATGTCGATTACGTAA
- a CDS encoding bifunctional 3-deoxy-7-phosphoheptulonate synthase/chorismate mutase: MSQGSLEQLRLQLDSVNLQMLELLSERARISQEIGQEKQKQGVPDFDPVREKKMLDVIIENNNGPFDNETVRHLFKQIFQASLKLQQIDLKKHLLVSRKKKKEDTIIHLGDTTVGGGKPVMIAGPCSVESYEQVRTVAAALKEAGITVMRGGAFKPRTSPYDFQGLGIEGLKILKEVASEFGLKTISEIVDPAHVEIACEYIDVIQIGARNMQNFELLKAAGDVKTPILLKRGLAATIDEFVHAAEYIVSRGNTQVMLIERGIRTYEKATRNTLDISAVPILKQETHLPVLVDVTHSTGRKDILAPCAKAALAAGADGVMVEVHPDPATALSDAAQQLNIPEFNDFYEIVKKSGLL; this comes from the coding sequence ATGAGTCAAGGAAGTTTAGAGCAGTTAAGATTACAATTGGATTCAGTAAATCTTCAGATGTTGGAACTGTTGTCGGAGCGGGCACGTATTTCCCAGGAGATCGGGCAGGAGAAACAAAAGCAGGGAGTTCCTGATTTCGATCCGGTAAGAGAGAAGAAAATGTTGGATGTAATTATCGAAAACAACAATGGCCCTTTTGATAATGAAACGGTTCGGCATTTATTCAAGCAAATTTTTCAAGCGTCGTTAAAACTCCAACAGATCGATCTTAAAAAACATTTGCTGGTCAGCCGTAAAAAGAAGAAAGAGGATACGATTATACATCTGGGTGATACAACCGTTGGCGGTGGTAAACCGGTGATGATTGCAGGACCGTGTTCTGTTGAGAGTTATGAGCAGGTACGTACCGTTGCAGCAGCTCTTAAAGAAGCCGGCATTACCGTAATGCGGGGAGGCGCGTTCAAACCGAGAACTTCTCCTTATGATTTCCAAGGACTCGGGATTGAGGGACTAAAAATTCTAAAAGAGGTTGCGTCCGAGTTCGGACTTAAGACAATCAGTGAGATTGTAGACCCTGCTCATGTTGAGATCGCTTGTGAATACATCGATGTTATTCAAATTGGCGCCAGAAACATGCAAAACTTCGAACTCCTGAAAGCTGCGGGGGATGTGAAAACTCCGATTCTTCTCAAACGTGGTCTGGCTGCCACGATCGATGAATTTGTTCATGCTGCGGAGTACATCGTATCTCGAGGAAATACACAAGTCATGCTGATTGAACGTGGTATTCGTACGTATGAGAAGGCGACAAGAAATACATTGGACATCTCTGCTGTACCTATTCTGAAACAAGAAACTCACCTTCCGGTACTGGTCGATGTGACACATTCAACGGGACGCAAGGATATTCTGGCACCGTGTGCCAAGGCAGCTTTAGCCGCTGGAGCAGACGGTGTCATGGTTGAAGTTCATCCAGATCCTGCAACCGCCTTGTCTGATGCTGCTCAACAGCTGAATATTCCTGAATTCAATGACTTTTATGAGATTGTTAAGAAATCGGGATTGTTATAA